The sequence TTAGAACTTTGAGGTCCACAAACGAGTCATTTGCAAAATACAGGCTCAGGTGTATGCATGTGTGCTAGGAATTAAGGAGCATGTCTCTTTGCAcatgtcaaaacaaaataaaaaaaatccttccagtagcaccttggagaccaactaagtttgttattggtatgagtttttgtgtgcatgcacacttcttcagaatacaataacaaacctagttggtctctaaggtggtactggaaggaaatttttattttgtttcgactacggcagaccaacacggctacctacctgtaactagatctTTGCACATGCTTACTGCAGAAATTTGTGATCCCTACCAGAACCAAGCTGACAAGTGCTTTCACTTAGGGAAAACCAAGAGTGTATTTCTAAGTTTTCATTTTTAGCTGTCTATTGCAAATAGCTTTTTAGTTGTTTCGGCTGTTGATGTGTTGGGAGTTCGATATACTTCCCAGCTtaactgcaaatcacccagacaTCTCCCAGCAAATCTGATCTACATTCCACCAAACCCTTCTGTAAGGTGCCAAGCAAGCCGCACTGTTTACCCAAATACTTAAGTTTCTCATTGACTTATTTATTTCAACCTGCTGTTCTTAATGACATATACCTGAACCTTTAAAAGCAAGGATTCAAAATTACAGAATTCAGTATATTCTCTCAGAAAAAATATGCTTGGAGCACAAGCAAGAAGAACACAATATGATTTAAGCTTTTCTTAGAATGGTTTGAAACTATGCTTGGAGTTAGCTGTTGTTTGAAACACTTGTGTTGCAGATCAGGGAGCAGAAAAACATGAAGCAGCAGGCACATCATCTGGGATTACTGATCAAGAGAAGGAGCTCTCAAACAGTGCTCTGCAAGCATTCATGGTAAGGCAATTCTTGAGAGAGCAAATATGTATGTCATACACATGTAGTGTGATAGCTAGTTTTTGGAAGCACAGCGTTTCCCATAGCAAGCAAAATGTGGAGCTGGTATGATTTTGAAGAGCAGCTTATTTCACACCATAGGCACTGCTTCTTGTAAAGAATAAATTCAGACATCCCAAAAGGTATAGAAATACCTCCAGCCTTTAGTCTGATGTTTTTGCAGCGGAAATGCAATTTGATAGATCTTTCCACACTAGCAATCCTTTTAATATTTTGGTTTCTCCATAGTTCAGGCAAATATTTCCCACCGAGGTAGGAAAAGGAGAAGGGCGGAAGGATTGCACACATGACTTGTTCCAGATTGGAAAATGTGACATCTGCCTGTGCTCCTCTGTAAATTAGAAGCAGTGTTTTGGAATTCTAAGCtgggttttgatttttaaaatgtgtctatTTAAACATTGCCTTTTCAACTGTGATCCTTGCAGGCTGGCAACTATGAAGCTTGTCTGCAACACCTTAGCTGCTTGCAAGAAATTAACAAGGATGATTACAAAATAGTTTTGAACATGGCAGTAGCAGAGTTCTGTAAAAGTAATCAGACGACAACTGACAACTTGAAGCAAACACTTAATCAGCTGAAAAATCAGgtattgcttgcttgtttgttgttTCCGCCCTCTTTTTTGTAAAGAGTTTCTTGTGATTTGCACAAATATTTCTCGTCCCTCCATAATCCTGCAAAAAGTCATTTCCAAAAGGCAATGGAATCTTGAAGACCAAAGTAGATACTGCAGGAAGTTCTTTCTGTTCTTAtttctgtttgtaagtaaactgTCTTCTTGTATTTGGTACACTCTGGGATGCTTTGGGAAATGGCAATAGCAAGTTACATTTTCACATAGACCAGTGTGTAGCACATACTGAtttaacagtgcttttttttatttGGTCATCAATGTAGGAGTGGGTAAAAAAAAGGGCTGTGTTTTTATCCCCCAGGTTCATTCAGCTGTTGAGGAAATGGATGGATTAGATGATGTTGAAAACAGCATGCTTTACTACAATCAAGCTGTTATTTTGTACCATCTTCGGCAGTATACTGAAGCAATAATAGTTGGAGAGAAGCTTTATCAATTCATAGAACCTTTTGGTAAGTTGACAAAGGTAAAAGGCTCCTGTTCCAATCTCTCCTACCTCAGATTTCATGCAACTTTTGCTTGATAAAGCTAATTTGTATTCATtatatttaaaattatatatctAGTCAAGAAAATAGTTCAAAATCAATTGAACATATTTTTCTCTTATGCATATAACAATAGTATAATCACAGGAGCAAATATGTAGCTGCCTGTGTTCAGATACCTCTTCATATGCACAACTTCAGAAGTTTGCAGAAGCTGTTGTCTAATTATGTGCACTTGTATGACTAGCTTTAAACTGAAAGCATTAACAAAGTCAGTATTTAAACCAGAAAAGTATTGTGGTGGTTGGTTTTCATAAGTAATCCTTAATGTAAGTGTGAAAATCACCTGCATTTGGGACAGAAGTTTAGTATCCTCTTGAACTAGTTTTAGCAAACACTATCGAGGAAAGGACTAAATGTTATTTTGTCTTCTAGAGGAGAGATTTGCCCAGGCAGTGTGCTTCCTGCTTGTAGACTTATACCTGCTGACTTGCCAAGCTGAAAAAGCCTTGCATCTGCTTGCTGTATTGGAAAAAATGATTTTACAAGgtggcaacaacaaaaatgggaaAAATGAGGTAGGTCTAGGAGAATATAGAGGAAATGTAGTAATTTAAGAGTGCTTGTCAAGCTAAACATTAATTGGCCTTTTGAAAAAATGGTGGAATTTAATATAGTTCGGATTTAGAACTGTTCACATTAATAAATAAAGTTACTTTTAACAGCATAGGAATCCTTTATTTTAGCCAAACTGCTTTCTGGTGGACTCTTAACAATTGgtgttatgttttattatattttcacaCAGGTGTTGCTTTTGAGAGTCACGCCTGCCATCTCATGTGCTTTTCTCTGTGACTGTCTTTGTGGCAATGCCTTCATTAGGTTGATTCATTAGGGTTGGAGGGCTACTCCTTCATGAGATGCTTCAGGAATTATGAAGTATGCGTCATGTAACACCCACAATCATCTGCTTTAAAATCTGACACTTGTTTCATCTCTCAATTTGTGATCAGACAGGTAATAACACTAGTAAGGAAGCTTCCAATCACAAAGCTGAAAGTGGAACCCTGACAGAAGCTGCTAAGTCTAAAATACACCAGGTAAGACtaaatatagaaatatatatttccATTGCACAGTCATTCCAGTGTATATAACTGTAAGAGTAGCTTTGTTGTGTACTGGCCTGTGTTAGATACAGCTCACAGCAACTATTTTTTTCTGGCAAACATTGTGCTCAATCTAGTCACTCTGATTGTGGAAATAGTTGCTGTCCTTTGTTATCAATATCCATTTGCgggtcagttcacagcaagttTCTCTGCATAATTATGTACCCAGAAGGTATTATTACATGGACAAAATAGGCAGCCACCTAGATGTGTGAATTAGTCTTTAGTTTCAATAATTCAAATTGTTACCCCTATTTTGCAAGCATATAATACAGTTCTAACCTTTTGCTTTGTATATCCTTTATGAATGAAATATACTAAAGTGTAGTATGGATTTTCAGATGACCCTTAAACAATGTTGGTGTGCTATTTTAATTACCAATTTAATTTAGCACACAATTCCTCAACTGTGTTAAACCTTCAAATTATCTTCAAATATTCGATTTTGAACATAAACATGTTTTAACCTTTGTTCAGCAAATTGTGTAATCATGGCATGTCACTGTATATTGTTCCCCAAATACAATAATTAATTTCTGAGTAGCTGTTGTAGTTTTATTTCACTTTCATGAGATCGCTTATTCATTAACAGTATAAGGTGCGAGCCTATATTCAGATGAAGTCTCTGAAAGCATGCAAGAGGGAGATAAAGTCCGTTATGAACACCGCTGGAAATGTAAGTAACCATAACTGTTGGTTTAAgtcacatgtttgtatttttaaagaaatcattcaTTCATCATAGCATTCGATGGACAGATCGTAATGTGGAAGGGAGAAATTGGAAATAAAGCTTCTCTTTTAGGATTTGAGAAAAATGGACATAGTTGGGACTTCTTGAGTCCCAACCTGATTCTAGATTGTTAATGATAGAAATATTCATCTAGTTTATAAGTCTGCGATAGGACTTGGCAGTTTAAGATAGCTTTATAGGTGATGATTGATTTTGTGGATTCTAATGTTTCATTTAAACATGTGAACTTCTACTCGGTTGGGTTTTAGCAGCAGAATAAGAGTTCtaaaagatccccccccccatcacatttCTTCAAAGAGGTCAGTGCCCCCAATACTTGCCTCCCAGTTCTTCCATTACTACCAGCCAAAAAGGGGGCGGGGCACCAATACAGGACTGGTCTCCTGGTGGCATTGTCACTGCCGCTTAGCAGGGCAGAGCAACAACAAGGTTGGGTGGTATGAGTAAACCAATGAGAGCACCTGATTGGCTCAGCCGGTCCCCCTTCCCTTTCAGCCTCCCTGCCTTGCACCCATAGTGGTGCTGCTTGGGGGACATGACCTTCCTGCTGTCTCTCCCCACTGGCTGCTCTTGCTTCCAGCTTCACTTCCCTGCATTTCTGAATTCCTTTGGAGTAAGTTTCTCTTTTGTAGCTATTTTTCTTAAGCAGCCTCTCAATTTTATGACTCCCTGCTTATGTCAGCAGTCCTTCAGGCCACACTGCAAGTCCTGCTTGGACTGGTAAGTGATGGCTTTCTGGCTGATGGATGTGCAGTCACTTCTGAGCCTGCTGTTTCTCTCATGTAGATAACTGGAGTATCCATCCACACTAAATTTCTCCTTCAAAGTACGAGTAACCATGGATTTTGTTCTCTTTACAGTctgctccttctctctttctgaaaAGCAATTTTGAGTATTTAAGAGGCAATTATCGGAAAGCAGTAAAGCTGCTGAACAGCTCAAACATCGCAGAACATCCGGGATTTATGAAAACAGGTACCTTAAACTTATTATGTTTGCAAAAACAGGGCTTCATTTCACATTTTAATTCCCTTTCCTTGAATTGGTGTAAAATGCTTGTGTGGACAGGAGTATCTCTAGTAgatttcttcctatatacataaaaatgtaaggctgtcatcacacaGCCCCCATTGGAAAATTTGCATGAACTCATAGGAGGGGAGCAAAAGAGAATGCGGGTTTTAAAATGGCAGTTTTGAAGAACAGCAGAGGTTTCAATAAAGCAGGAATAGAAGGATACAAAGGAGCTGTGAGGGAATGAGGGCATTGGCGAGCAAAACGAGCAGGGCAGTCCCTGTGggcctttaaaaagaaatcaaaatccagaatttcatttatttatttttttcttaggTGAATGCTTACGGTGCATGTTCTGGAATAACCTTGGGTGCATCCATTTTGCTATGGGGAAACACAACTTGGGAATTTTCTATTTCAAAAAGGCCTTGCAGGAGAATGACAATGCTTGTGCACAGCTTGGAACAGGTGGCTCCGACACAGGTAAGGTAGACTAGTAATAAAACATGCTGCAGCGATAGCAAATTGTATTTTTATGGACCTATAATATAAGCATGAAATGGCTCCCTCCCACAATTGAAATACATCAGTATAGAAAAACTACTTAATATGTGACTTCTTAATATGTAGAATTGTATTTtccaacctaccgtatttttcgtcccataggacgcacctagtttcttggggggggaaataaaggaaaaaaatttcccctttatttccccccccaaaccaggtcggggaaaccgaaccaggtcgaggaacagcgggatggcggtgctgcgtctccctgctgtcccccgagcttgtggggctggccaatgtttgtccggcgcgcggggcgctctgcttcagggcgccccgcgcgccgggtggcaggctgctatctgcagcctaggcagccctgccgGAACTCCCGCAGGgttgcctaggctgcggatgtgttccctaagcaccgggcgctctgctttcagcgcgccgGGCGCTGCGGGAAGAAGTctactatccgcagcctagacagccctgcgggacctcccgcagggctgcctaggctgcagatgtcttcctgaagcctggagagcgagaggggttggtgcgcaccgacccctctcgctctccaggcttcagcgaaagcctgcattcaccccataggacgcacccagatttccccttcatttttggagggggaaaagtgcgtcctatagggcgaaaaatacggtatttttccaGCTAGACCACATAATGCAAAAAGTAGAGCCTCagttcttccaaatgtttaaATAGTAATCAACTTAGTGCATCACCTAAATTTATAAAGGAGGTAGTCAGACTTTATATGTATTTTAAGTACCTGATAGACTCCTTACAAGAACTGCATGAGAAGGAAAGTGGGGAGAGCGCATTCATTGGCCTCACCTCTCTCATATCTCTGGTGGTCATGCTACTGTTGCACATGCAAGCTGCTCTCTAACGTTTTGAGCCCTTGTCTAAAGTTCTACCTCCAGCAGCCCTGCTTACCATAAGCAAATAACTGAGAGATGCAAAGCTAGTATGTATGGAGTGCACAAGATATATTGGGTTCCTTGAATTGGGAAATTGTCATGGCATGAAGAATTGACCACATTAGTGCAGCCTTAACTCAAATAAAAAcaagggtttttttggggaggggggagaatttgACTTGGTCTTAAGTGACAGGATTCAGATCCCTACTTTCACTATGAAGTAATTTGTGCGTCCAAGTCACTTGTTAAAATATGATTATCTATGTCATGAAGGGGTTAGTGGCCGTGGTAAAGCAGTGATTATATTCTAGTTTTGGTTAGCTCCAGTGTGACTTGTCTTTGGATACAGGTTAATTTAACCTATTCCTTTTCCAGCAGTGTCCTTTTTGCACTTAATGTTATCTGATTCTTTTTCACAGGTAAAAAGTTCTCAGGACGACCAATGTGCACCTTGTTGACTAACAAGCGTTATGAGTTGCTGTATAACTGCGGCATTCAGCTCTTGCACATTGGGAGACCGCTAGCTGCTTTTGAATGCCTGATAGAAGCTGTCCAAGTTTATCATTCGAACCCTCGTCTCTGGCTAAGGATAGCCGAATGCTGTATAGCTGCCAATAAAGGAGTAAGATGAACcccacagatttatttattttcctaatCAGAAATAGTTTAATAGCacatacatacaaaaatgcagttcTGGGAGTTTAATGGTTTTTTTAACCCTGCAGTCTTTTGTTACGTTCACAGTATTGTCAGCTGCTTCAATATCTTTGTGGAACAACTTGAAAATCCTAGTGAGGAGCCAGGCCTTTAAATACTCTGGGAAACTATTAAAGAGAGTTATCGCCATTTTCTTCAGATTGTTGAAAGGAGCCATTTTTTATTATAGGAAAACAACTgtacttctgttttgtttcttgtGAGCCTCTTTGGTTGATTTGCATCGTCTGCACATTTCAGTTTTCTGGTTTTAGAAACAGCTTCTGTGTTGTGTTGTATGGTGTGCTAGGCTTGGTTTGGACATAATTCTGGACAAGTGCTTACCATTACATtcatgagcagcagcagcagcagagtttAGTATCACATGGTTCTCTCTTCCCCATGAAGAGATTATAAGCATCTACTTTTAAGCTGACCAGAGTTACTCTTTACATCCAAACTATGGGAATGATGGTTTGCTAACATGCAAGGATCATGGGCTAAGGTTTGGTATGTTTGAACAAACCATATTTTAACCTAGTTTGAGTTTCCGAAACTTAGTTTAAATGCAGAAATGTAAGCATTTAATATTGCAGCAGTGGTGGAAGAGAGGGAAGTGGAAAGTTCACGAGCCAGCTTGCACTCACAACACTGAAACGTAGTTTAACGTGATGTCGGAAAAGGATGTTGGTGTTAATGCCTAATTAGGTGGGTGTTTAAATCAGAGTGGTTGAATTTGGTCGGTAAGCTAGCAATCAATCCTGAAATAATCTTTGTATTATTCAGGTTTAGATTCTGTGTCTGCAGAGTTGGCTTTCTGAAAGTTGCAGCCTGACCTAAATTGGTTCACAACTACCACCATACagtagcaaataataattaacacGCACACACCCGTTCTTAACACTTTTGGTTTTGAGAGTTGAAGTGGTGTTCATGCTTCATCTTTGAAATGTATCACGAGGTTAGGGAGAAACAGGAGTGCCTTTGCCATATCCTCCAGCTGAAAGCCTGTGAGCGTAATAGCAGTGTGCTGTTGTTTtctctgctctggtttctgttggCTGCCTGCTTTCATTCAGCAAGCATAGAACTAAAACAAATCACAGGCTCCCTCCCATGGCCGGCTCATGGGGAAGGTGGAGATCAAGACTGACGGACCCTGATTAAGGTGGGACCCCAAATATATGTTGAAACTAAAAGTGGCTAGCTGGTGTATATCATATTTCCACTTAAGTTAATATAGTGTTTCAGACCCGttaaaaacaaatgttttctGATAACGCAATGGAAACCATTCAGCATGCTCAAAAGAGCCTGGTAGAATGATGGCGATATAGGAATACAACTTAACACCTTGAGTTTGTGCAAACAAAGAGTTTTATGGGCTTttatccttttctttaaaaagagactTAGATTTCCAGGCAGCAAAGGACATTGTTTGCTCTTCCTGGGACCATGTTAAATTGGGTTGGAACTGATTGCTTTTAATGCCAGCGTAGATTCCTGCAATGAATTCCTGAGTTGAGGTCTGACCTTGGTATTGGCAATCTTTTTTGTGGGTGTAGTCTGCATGTAAACTGGCTTGTAATAAGTATAATTGAAATTGCGACTGTGCCTAGAAAAATGGGAATATAATGCAGAGTATAAAGATGCTATGGAAAGAAGGAACATAATACTGAATAGCAGCAGCTAGAGAAAATGCCAGCCTTTATCTAATAAATATTCCTCTTGATGCCTTAAATGTTTGTTCCCTAGAGTTCAGAACAAGAAACAAAAGGACTTCCAAGCAAAAAGGGCATTGTACAGTCCATTGTAGGTCAAGGATATCATCGTAAAATAGTACTGGCATCCCAGTCTGTACAGAACATTGTTTATAAGTAAGTTGTGCAATTTTACGTTGCCGTTATCTGAAAGGGAAGTTGCTGGTTGGCTGAAAACATTTCCAAAATGCCCTTTCTTGGTgctattcttttatttctttaagtATTAATTTTCAGCCAATCGTGTGAATGGAAATGCTTTGCGTTGCAACATTTGCAAGGCTGCTTTGTATATGAGAAAAGTTATGTTGGCTGGCCCTCTTTGCATGTCACAGTAAACCGCGGTTAATGATTTCCCATGAATACGCAGGTTCCTCCCATTTTGCTCCTGTAGGGTGAGTGAGAGCAACAAACAGCGATCCCTGTGTTTTGTCCAAACTGGGGATTGTGATTGAACACTATTGTGTTTTGTTGCGTCTACCTGTGCAGCATGGGTGAAGCAGGAGCATTCTGCATGCTCATGGGAAACCATGAACTATCGTTTGCTGTAGTGTGCAAATGCTGTCCGCTGTGCCTAAAATTTGAGTTCCTCTTGCTTACGGAACACACTTCTTTATAATTGGCTATGTGGTATGAAGTGGAACCTGGACATGGAATCCAGTCAGGTGGGTTTAGCAAACACATTAGCACAATTTGTATAGCTTTGTTCTCCAAGGGCGCAGAAAAAGCAAAATTACTGCTTTGCTAGGTTATGGGATTTAAGGGGCCATCTTCTTAAATTTAGTGGTAATAATCCTGAACTATACTGTACTGTAAACCTTCAAAAAATGAGCTTGATGCTTTTTTTCTTGACTTTAAATCAGCTGGGAGTTTATTTACACAGGATTCTTGAAACTTCTCTAAGACATAATtgtgtttatttctttataatataGTTTATTCAGAAACAACTTAAAACAGGAATACAGTATTTCATGTAAACCAAAGCTGCTGTAGATTAAGAAAAAGATTTTGACTTCCTGACTCAAAATCCTTGCCTATATTAATATAGTACAAAGAGCATCAATATACTTTTTTCCTGTTTTCAAGCGATGGCCAGTCTTCAGCTATTCCTGTAGCTAGTATGGAGTTTGCAGCAATTTGTCTAAGAAATgccttgctgctgcttcctgaagACCAGCAGGAGCCAAAGCAGGAAAATGGATCTAAAATTGGCAACCAGTTGGGAGGGAATAATGAGAACAGCGAGAACAATGAAGCTTGCAGGTGAGTGCTGCGTCAGATGTTTCTGTTGCTTGCTTCACTAAGTGTCTTGCCCACAACTCTAAAAAGAAATTTTGTGGCTGCTAACAGAGTTAGGATAATTGAATACAGAGAAAAATGGGGGTAGTGAAAAGTGGTTTGAAAACAAATGTGTTGCACGTAAATAAAATCTAGCAAACCTAAGGTGTTGCTGAAGGTGTTGTAACTATACTATTACTCTtccttttttttgtatgtttctATTGGTGtgtatgtagggacgcgggtggcgctgtgggtaaaagcctcagcgcctagggcttgccgattgaaaggttggcggttcgaatccccatggcggggtgcgctccctttgctcggtcccagcgcctgccaacctggcagttcgaaagcacccttaagtgcaagtagataaatagggaccgcttactggcgggaaggtaaacggcgtttccatgtgcggctctggctcgccagagcagcgatgtcacgctggccacgtgacccggaagtgtctccggacagcgctggcccccggcctcttaagtgagatgggcgcacaaccctagagtctgtcaagactggcccgtatgggcaggggtacctttacctttattggtgtGTATTCCAGATATTGGCCTTTCCCCCCAGATATTAGCCTTTTTTCCTCTGGAGGCCCTCAACAGCAGCCCCTTTCCTGTTCCTCTTTTTTCCTAAGGCCTAAGCAAAAGTTACTGGTTGTTAACCTTCCAAGCCTCTCATCATTTCACATCTCTCAAGCTGTTAACATTGCTACTCACTCTCTGTCTTTGTTTCAGTAGCAAAAGCCACGAAGGAGACAAATTTGTTCCTGCTCCACCATCTTCCCCACTGAAGAAGCAAGAACTAGAAAATTTAAGGTAGGTCCTAAGATTTCTGGATGTGCTGCCAGACAACGCAGTTACAGTCTTCTGTGGGCTTCGTTTCTGAAAGAAAGCAATCTAAGTTTGCTTTCTCTAATATAAGAGAAATCTCGAGAACAAATTATTTTAGTGACATTTTATATCAACA is a genomic window of Podarcis muralis chromosome 12, rPodMur119.hap1.1, whole genome shotgun sequence containing:
- the CNOT10 gene encoding CCR4-NOT transcription complex subunit 10 isoform X4, producing MAADKGGDQGAEKHEAAGTSSGITDQEKELSNSALQAFMAGNYEACLQHLSCLQEINKDDYKIVLNMAVAEFCKSNQTTTDNLKQTLNQLKNQVHSAVEEMDGLDDVENSMLYYNQAVILYHLRQYTEAIIVGEKLYQFIEPFEERFAQAVCFLLVDLYLLTCQAEKALHLLAVLEKMILQGGNNKNGKNETGNNTSKEASNHKAESGTLTEAAKSKIHQYKVRAYIQMKSLKACKREIKSVMNTAGNSAPSLFLKSNFEYLRGNYRKAVKLLNSSNIAEHPGFMKTGECLRCMFWNNLGCIHFAMGKHNLGIFYFKKALQENDNACAQLGTGGSDTGKKFSGRPMCTLLTNKRYELLYNCGIQLLHIGRPLAAFECLIEAVQVYHSNPRLWLRIAECCIAANKGSSEQETKGLPSKKGIVQSIVGQGYHRKIVLASQSVQNIVYNDGQSSAIPVASMEFAAICLRNALLLLPEDQQEPKQENGSKIGNQLGGNNENSENNEACSSKSHEGDKFVPAPPSSPLKKQELENLRCSILACSAYVALALGDNLMALNHADKLLQQPKLSGSLKFLGHLYAAEALISLDRISDAITHLNPENVTDVSLGISSNEQDQGSEKGENEAMESSGKQTPQCYPSSVTSARTMMLFNLGSAYCLRSEYDKARKCLHQAASLIHPKEIPPEAILLAVYLELQNGNTQLALQIIKRNQLLPTVKMLSEMRKKPVFQPTHLVQPIQMPAFTSAQRK
- the CNOT10 gene encoding CCR4-NOT transcription complex subunit 10 isoform X5, with amino-acid sequence MAADKGGDQGAEKHEAAGTSSGITDQEKELSNSALQAFMAGNYEACLQHLSCLQEINKDDYKIVLNMAVAEFCKSNQTTTDNLKQTLNQLKNQVHSAVEEMDGLDDVENSMLYYNQAVILYHLRQYTEAIIVGEKLYQFIEPFEERFAQAVCFLLVDLYLLTCQAEKALHLLAVLEKMILQGGNNKNGKNETGNNTSKEASNHKAESGTLTEAAKSKIHQYKVRAYIQMKSLKACKREIKSVMNTAGNSAPSLFLKSNFEYLRGNYRKAVKLLNSSNIAEHPGFMKTGECLRCMFWNNLGCIHFAMGKHNLGIFYFKKALQENDNACAQLGTGGSDTGKKFSGRPMCTLLTNKRYELLYNCGIQLLHIGRPLAAFECLIEAVQVYHSNPRLWLRIAECCIAANKGSSEQETKGLPSKKGIVQSIVGQGYHRKIVLASQSVQNIVYNDGQSSAIPVASMEFAAICLRNALLLLPEDQQEPKQENGSKIGNQLGGNNENSENNEACSKSHEGDKFVPAPPSSPLKKQELENLRCSILACSAYVALALGDNLMALNHADKLLQQPKLSGSLKFLGHLYAAEALISLDRISDAITHLNPENVTDVSLGISSNEQDQGSEKGENEAMESSGKQTPQCYPSSVTSARTMMLFNLGSAYCLRSEYDKARKCLHQAASLIHPKEIPPEAILLAVYLELQNGNTQLALQIIKRNQLLPTVKMLSEMRKKPVFQPTHLVQPIQMPAFTSAQRK
- the CNOT10 gene encoding CCR4-NOT transcription complex subunit 10 isoform X3; this translates as MERRGTTRTTLRSLEGKGDQGAEKHEAAGTSSGITDQEKELSNSALQAFMAGNYEACLQHLSCLQEINKDDYKIVLNMAVAEFCKSNQTTTDNLKQTLNQLKNQVHSAVEEMDGLDDVENSMLYYNQAVILYHLRQYTEAIIVGEKLYQFIEPFEERFAQAVCFLLVDLYLLTCQAEKALHLLAVLEKMILQGGNNKNGKNETGNNTSKEASNHKAESGTLTEAAKSKIHQYKVRAYIQMKSLKACKREIKSVMNTAGNSAPSLFLKSNFEYLRGNYRKAVKLLNSSNIAEHPGFMKTGECLRCMFWNNLGCIHFAMGKHNLGIFYFKKALQENDNACAQLGTGGSDTGKKFSGRPMCTLLTNKRYELLYNCGIQLLHIGRPLAAFECLIEAVQVYHSNPRLWLRIAECCIAANKGSSEQETKGLPSKKGIVQSIVGQGYHRKIVLASQSVQNIVYNDGQSSAIPVASMEFAAICLRNALLLLPEDQQEPKQENGSKIGNQLGGNNENSENNEACSSKSHEGDKFVPAPPSSPLKKQELENLRCSILACSAYVALALGDNLMALNHADKLLQQPKLSGSLKFLGHLYAAEALISLDRISDAITHLNPENVTDVSLGISSNEQDQGSEKGENEAMESSGKQTPQCYPSSVTSARTMMLFNLGSAYCLRSEYDKARKCLHQAASLIHPKEIPPEAILLAVYLELQNGNTQLALQIIKRNQLLPTVKMLSEMRKKPVFQPTHLVQPIQMPAFTSAQRK
- the CNOT10 gene encoding CCR4-NOT transcription complex subunit 10 isoform X1 yields the protein MASAAWAIKYCILFIPQVSSPKDPRKDQGAEKHEAAGTSSGITDQEKELSNSALQAFMAGNYEACLQHLSCLQEINKDDYKIVLNMAVAEFCKSNQTTTDNLKQTLNQLKNQVHSAVEEMDGLDDVENSMLYYNQAVILYHLRQYTEAIIVGEKLYQFIEPFEERFAQAVCFLLVDLYLLTCQAEKALHLLAVLEKMILQGGNNKNGKNETGNNTSKEASNHKAESGTLTEAAKSKIHQYKVRAYIQMKSLKACKREIKSVMNTAGNSAPSLFLKSNFEYLRGNYRKAVKLLNSSNIAEHPGFMKTGECLRCMFWNNLGCIHFAMGKHNLGIFYFKKALQENDNACAQLGTGGSDTGKKFSGRPMCTLLTNKRYELLYNCGIQLLHIGRPLAAFECLIEAVQVYHSNPRLWLRIAECCIAANKGSSEQETKGLPSKKGIVQSIVGQGYHRKIVLASQSVQNIVYNDGQSSAIPVASMEFAAICLRNALLLLPEDQQEPKQENGSKIGNQLGGNNENSENNEACSSKSHEGDKFVPAPPSSPLKKQELENLRCSILACSAYVALALGDNLMALNHADKLLQQPKLSGSLKFLGHLYAAEALISLDRISDAITHLNPENVTDVSLGISSNEQDQGSEKGENEAMESSGKQTPQCYPSSVTSARTMMLFNLGSAYCLRSEYDKARKCLHQAASLIHPKEIPPEAILLAVYLELQNGNTQLALQIIKRNQLLPTVKMLSEMRKKPVFQPTHLVQPIQMPAFTSAQRK
- the CNOT10 gene encoding CCR4-NOT transcription complex subunit 10 isoform X2 produces the protein MASAAWAIKYCILFIPQVSSPKDPRKDQGAEKHEAAGTSSGITDQEKELSNSALQAFMAGNYEACLQHLSCLQEINKDDYKIVLNMAVAEFCKSNQTTTDNLKQTLNQLKNQVHSAVEEMDGLDDVENSMLYYNQAVILYHLRQYTEAIIVGEKLYQFIEPFEERFAQAVCFLLVDLYLLTCQAEKALHLLAVLEKMILQGGNNKNGKNETGNNTSKEASNHKAESGTLTEAAKSKIHQYKVRAYIQMKSLKACKREIKSVMNTAGNSAPSLFLKSNFEYLRGNYRKAVKLLNSSNIAEHPGFMKTGECLRCMFWNNLGCIHFAMGKHNLGIFYFKKALQENDNACAQLGTGGSDTGKKFSGRPMCTLLTNKRYELLYNCGIQLLHIGRPLAAFECLIEAVQVYHSNPRLWLRIAECCIAANKGSSEQETKGLPSKKGIVQSIVGQGYHRKIVLASQSVQNIVYNDGQSSAIPVASMEFAAICLRNALLLLPEDQQEPKQENGSKIGNQLGGNNENSENNEACSKSHEGDKFVPAPPSSPLKKQELENLRCSILACSAYVALALGDNLMALNHADKLLQQPKLSGSLKFLGHLYAAEALISLDRISDAITHLNPENVTDVSLGISSNEQDQGSEKGENEAMESSGKQTPQCYPSSVTSARTMMLFNLGSAYCLRSEYDKARKCLHQAASLIHPKEIPPEAILLAVYLELQNGNTQLALQIIKRNQLLPTVKMLSEMRKKPVFQPTHLVQPIQMPAFTSAQRK